From the genome of Loxodonta africana isolate mLoxAfr1 unplaced genomic scaffold, mLoxAfr1.hap2 scaffold_193, whole genome shotgun sequence, one region includes:
- the LOC135229312 gene encoding protein FAM170B-like — protein MRTVKGAAVASQTKTSFAPVGKMPQVFEAELSEESTIGSAPSLANTESLVSTLEPWQEGPQTCTSDPTDQGEKHGESPRAATPEWLVTRERGFRCVACGRLFQSREALVAHAAHGVSQSFSCRVFFQELLERPLPGSVQGRPQRCHLLARRYLMASKKREVREMRAVCRRLEEQLEKQREELKRLRHQLDRLQRQARPQKVQHQGQRGKDLKTC, from the coding sequence aTGCGCACAGTCAAGGGGGCGGCGGTCGCTtcgcagaccaaaacctcctttgcccccgtgggcaagatgccccaggtctttgaggctgagctctctgaggagagcaccatcggctctgcccccagtctggccaacactgagtccctggtcagcaccctggagccctggcaggaggggccccagacctgtacttcggaccccaccgaccaaggggagaagcatggggagagcccccgcgcagccaccccggagtggctggtgacccgtgagcgcggcttccgctgcgtggcctgcggCCGCCTGTTccagtcccgggaggccctggttgcgcacgcggcgcatggtgtgagccagagcttcagctgccgggtcttctttcaagagctgctggagaggccgCTGCCAGGCTCAGTCCAGGGGAGGCCCCAACGCTGCCACCTgctggccaggcgttacctgatggcctccaagaagagggaggtgagggagatgagagcagtctgcaggcgcctggaggagcagctggagaagcagagagaagaattgaagaggctgaggcaccagctggacaggctgcagaggcaggccaggccgcagaaggtgcagcaccaaggccagagggggaaggacctaaagacctgctag